A stretch of DNA from Oryza brachyantha chromosome 4, ObraRS2, whole genome shotgun sequence:
AAGCAGGAAAGTCAATACAAACTTCATCGCATTGTGCAGCAGTATATTGGTGTTAGTGTAAGGGCGAAATGTTGATCCATTACCAAATGTCGGCCATAAAGATGTGTGCTTGCAAGTGCTTGCAGAGCGTTTTGCGCCTCTTGCTTTGTGACAAACTCAACAAAGGCAAAACCCCTGTGAGTCCCAAACTTCATAGGCAATCTGAGGCTTTTGATctgaaattattttccatcaaTGTATAACGTAAGTAtgacaaaatataagcatcaaGCTAACCTGAAATCAAGCAACAGTATTTTCTGGAAGAGACCAGAGAATATGAACATGATAAGAGCGTTACTATTTTCATGATATTGAATTTGAATCCATAGAATACTGTCCTTGACACAAAATGAAGGGCACTCACCTGACCAAATGGACTAAATAATTGACGCAAGTCCTTTTCAGTTGCTTCAAACGCTACATTTCGCACGAGGAGTTTTGTTGAACTTTTATCCTTCTCACTTTTCTTCTTAGCCTGACCATCTTTTCTCCCATGACACAGTTGCAAGATCAAAGCATGTCCATCCAAAACCGTTCCCTATTAACAGAAACAATACAGCACGCTGAATTTCAATAAAGATCGAGGTggggaaaaagagaatataGGAAAAAGAAGGGCAGGAGGGATACCTGCAGATCCTTGCAGACATTGGTTGCAGTTTCAACTGAGTCAAACTCAACAAAGCCAAATCCCATCGAAACATTCTTGCCATTCTTAATGTGCTTCTTAACCTATAGAGATATCCAACGAAGATGTATGAGAGCGAGATATGGAAGAGTCTGTTCAATGCCCATAAGGATACAACCATACCATTGCACTTTTAAGACTTCcacttttcagttttgttcTGAAATGCTGCTTCAAGGATTCATCCAATGtcttgaaattcaaatttttcacAAATACAGATCGTGACTGCAATGAACAATGTATTACTAAGATTTGTAGTCATTCCCAACATAAAGCAAATAGATGATATTTAAGAGTTTGCACATGCAGTCACAAATTCAAAGGCAGGTGCAACCACAAGAAAACACGAAATAGCCTCCAACATAATACGGTGAAAGGTCCAAGTACATAAGAAAACATCAAGCGTTATTCGGGACATGAACACAGAAGCCAAAATCCACCTTTGACATGGCCACATGGGAGAGTAAAGAGTGCCATCAGTATAACAGATATAAGTTAAGTTCCAAACCTCCACCCTGTCAGGATCAATTTCCTCAGCACTCACTCCTTCCACAGTTTGCTCTACAATTGCTTTAGTAACAATCCTCTCACCAACAACATTCTTTTCATCATCTTCCACAGGTGTTGAGGTGGGAGATAAAATATCTTCAGGTGCCCACTCCAAATACAGTGGAGTATCCCTGCAGTAAATAGTAAGACCAACTTATGAAACACAAGAGTGCCAGGATAAGAAGacgttaaaaaaagaaattgatggTATAATTCAGTAGAGCTTGTCGATTTATATCCAGAAAGCACTACAACATCCTTAGAACAAATGGACTAAAATACAAGTATCAGGTATAGATATGCATCTCTGATTCTACATGGATGACCCTGTTTTCCGGCAGAATCAGGGATTTTTTCCAAATCTAGACAAACTTTAACTAAAATTACCAGGCACAGACACAAGAAAGGCCGATTAAGAatggataaaagaaattaataaaactaCCCAGTTTAGAAGTAAATATTGATGCCTGCCTAAAATATGTTAACTACCATGCATTATTCTGTCTCAAACAGAGAAGTTACCTATAATTAAACTCGATTTATCCTAAAAGCTCAATTAAATAACTAACTCTATTTAAACAATCACTAAGAGAGATGTGGTACACTTTCATAGAGGATTAAAGAATCAAGATTCCAAAAGCAAAAAATCTGTTACATGTAATATCTATTGATGGATGGACTAGCACAACTGCAGATACTTACTTGTATCGTGTGTACAATAACTTTTTGAAAGCGTGCCGAGCTTCTGTTGCTTCAACAAAAACCACCTGACATACCAAAAAGATTAAAAGTATGATATGAATTCAAGGTGTGACATTATCCGCAATGCAGGTAATAAATCTCATTTGGTAATTTGTAGAGCAAACGAAGTACAAAAGTGAAACATTCCAAACAGATTACTAGGACACCTAACACAGAACTCAACAGTGTCATGATAACTAGCACGaccaagaaacaaacaaataagtaGAATAATAGCTACATACCAAGGCAAACACTCTGGTTGGAGGGAGAATGATTTTATCTAAACTTCCATGTTTGCGAAACATTGTGGCAAGATCTTCCTCACAAGAACTATACGGCAAGTTCTTCACCAATATCACATGATTGCTTCTTTTGAACTTCTCATTTCTTTTGGAAGCAAGTTCTTCCAATGCAGCAACATTAACTCCAGACCTTGATAAATATTTCTTGGTCTCCGCAATGACATGTGTCTCACCAAGAGCAATACGAACAGCAAGGTCATCTGCTTCTCTATCAAGTAATTCACCCTTACTAATTCCATTCTTCCTTGCAATGTTTTCGACAACCTAAATAGGTAAGCAATAAGTTTAATCAGTCAGAATGATACATGATTTTTTCCAAATTCAGCACAACTATCTAAGGACACCAAGGAAATATTTGGTAGTAATATTGGGAAAAATTAGTACCTAACTAATAATCATGTCAGTGGAATAAATGTTCAACACAAACAACATGCAGTAAATCCACATGAACGCTCAAACATAAACATACAGTATCTTGGCGCATATAAAAGCTGTTCCAAGCTCTTGTATCCCCACTGACTTCAGAAGCCTTCCTCTGATCCAATTTTTGTTGCTTGAGACTCATTTTCTCCTCAACATGATTAGATCTGGAAAATGTACgaataaatttgattattgcataattaattcaagAACGAAAAGGGCACAAGGGGAACTTCTTTTTCTTACTCAAACTTCTTATTATTTATTGGTTTAGCAGCCTTAACACGTAATAGTCGTCCCTGAAAACTTGAGTTATCCAATTCAAGTGCCCTACAAGACAGAAATTGTATTAACCAGGCAAAACACATAAGGATCAAGGATATTCTCAATTgtttgtgatgttttttttttctattcaatCATTTAAATTATGTTCTGATTCCTGAAACTTGCAgaagtgtaaattttggtgagCTAGTCAGTGTCACAAGGTTCCAGATTTAGTCCATCACAATCAAGCATTGGATTATAAATGCCATCAGTTGGCGACACATATGAGATATTGTttacccattttttttttcattctattTTGATTTCTTCCTAATAATTCTGTACAGACAAGTATATAGAGGGTAGCAGAATACAGACTGTGAAACAAAGTGCTACCAAACAATATGGGCTAATGGGCTGATGTATAAGAGTGGCCAACAGTGATGGTACCATCAGCAATAAGCTAAACCTCCACCAGTAAGTTCGTCTACATTTGAAATGATAAACTCGCTGACCAAATTTACCTGACAGCTGAGTCTGGAAGGCTAAAGAGCACATAGCCTCTTCCAGTTGATAACTTGGTGACTTTGTCAACAACAATATGTGCTTGATCAACATCACCATATTGGCTACAGAGCTCCACTAAATCACCTTCACTGAAATCTTACACAAAAATGGCCATAACTTGGATTATTGCATATAACACACAAATCATGATCTCAACAAGGACAAGCAATAACATACGTAGTTGCATATGGAAGATTGCAGAAAAATAAACGACCAGTCTCCAGTGCCAACTTCTTCTCATCGGTAATTAAAACAACTTCATCTTCCTTTTCTTGATTGTCATCTTTCAGTTGGCTGTCAAGATCTTCAACCTCTTCATTATCAGGGCTTCCCACCTCTTGCATGGTAGAACCTTCCAGAGTTGTTTCcttatctatattatttttcaagctCACATTATCCTTCTGATGAGCTATTTCATCTGCATCATGTGATTCATCAGATGAGTCTTCAGCATTAGTGCTGTTGTCTGATTGATCACCAGAATCGTCGCTACCAGATTCTGAATCTGACCagtttttcttgattttacTCTTAAAGAAGTCCATATCTGTCATATCCTCGCCTtgtttactttctttttttagctCCTCCGGAGCATCTTCTGAGGACGAATCATCAGATTCTGATGGATCATTTGTCATTTCATCATCAGAAGAATCTCCAGAAGATGAATCATTATCAGAAACTGCAACATTCTTTTGAGATTTCTTAGACTCGGCACTAACTACCATGCTATCCTTGGCAGCATTATCAAGGGCACCCACTGTATCATTTGTCCACATCTTCGCTTTTGAGCGGGGCTGCATAACTTCAAGAAACTCTTGGAACTTGGGATCACTAGATGCACTGCCTTTAGAACCTCCCACATCAACAGATATTTTTTGTCCCTTGGAACTTTTGAGCGGTGCAATAACATCTCCACTCTTAGTCTTGTCTTTGCTATTATATTCAGGCTTCTTTAAAGAATGCCTGCTCCAAGGGCGAGGAGCATCAGGATCGCCAATCTTACGAGCAACCTAACACACACCAGAAGAATGGTAAGTTGGAATACTTTAACCCGCCATAGTCATATTCAGTCTCCTTTCTCCCATAGGATATTCATCAAATGGATAGCATCGTGATGAGAAAAATGCTGAAAATATCTGATGAATACAGGAAGTAAAGTACCTCGCAGGTGATCTTACAAGTTTCAATGTATGTGTTGTTGAAATACTCGAGGGCTTCCTCTGCCTCCTCGTTGGTTCTGAAACCTACAAATGCAAACTGCCTGCTCTTTCCATCcctatcaaaaataaaaccattGGATTTTATGCATCGTTTGCACTGCATCTAGTTTATTCAAGCAATAGCACATGTTACATGTGTGAACGATGTAATTCAGGCACATCTTATCTTCAAAATCCTAAGAATCAGAGGTGAGAATTACACCCAAGACTCATGAACTAAAGGGTAAACCCTTTTCAGGATCAAGGTCCAATTTTAACATCCAAACCACAGCTGAACAATGCAGGAACTTTGTGTAGCTCTCTTGATTCTCTTGCCCATCAAATACACAGCCTATTGTAGCAAGTGATCATGATATCTTTGTGTACGAATATATGcatcaagcaaaaaaaagaacaaaagaacgTATTTTTGCCGGTTATCTACACGAACACATCGCACAGCCAAACCGCCATGGAAGCGGCAGCAACGACCTCGACGGCTCAACCCCTAACGAGCAGCTCCTTCTCGATTACTTACTTGGTGCGTATGACCTTGGCGTCGGTGACCTCCCCCTTCCGCGAGAACACCTCCCGCAGCCGCCTCTCGTCGGCGCCCTTGGGCAGGTTCTTCACGCACAGCCGCGACGACCTGCACACCACCGCCAAAATCAGCCACCGAGAGGAACAACTGGCAAGCCAATCAAGATTCCTTCCACAGCGGGGAACCCTTACATGGTGACTCCGGCGAAGTCCCCcccggctgcggctgcggcggcggcggcggcggcggcgggtgagAGGAGTAGTTCAgcgcaatggcggcggcgcccgaaGCCGCTTCCAAATCCGCCGCAAGGGTTGAGGCGGCGGATACTGGGCTCCGGCGCATATATGGGCCGGGCCTTATATGGGCCGAACCATTGGGCCTCACTGCTCGCCGCGGCCCGCACGGCCcgcgagaggagggagagacggacggacgcacgcacgcacgccgcGGTGCGAGAGACAAATTTGATATTCTCCGATGGGTTTTGGGTGTTTTGGCATTTTGGATTTGTGTTTTGTCACAGTGTTATCATCGATTGACGTCACTCTGCCGGTTTGCTATTTTTACTAtttcttgtattttaaaagtgttttctcatatttttatatgttacgTGACTATTTTGTCTCGAGGTGCTTGCCGATGAAGGCTGACCTCTGGTCCTGCGGCCGTCATCTTCTATGTATGTGCTGCTGCTCACCGAGATGCCATGGTTCTAGAAAACGTCGATTCACGTCCTCCGGTTTTTGTCTCGTCCGGTCGTCTCCCTCGCCgacagcggccggcggcgagcacgcgAGGTGCGTGCGTCCGGTGCCCCCGATCGAAAATGCCGCTGCCCGGCAAGCAGACAGCACCGCCCGGCGACAGCGCCACAGCGGgaggcgacgaccggcggctagCTGAAGACCACACAAGTGGCCATGGCGTCGtctcgcgcgccgccggcacgcCAAACTCCTGCGTCTGAAGgcgatcagaaaaaaaaaaggagagaaacgTGGAGACGAACAGGGTGactgcctccgaatctcgctCTGCGATGCCAGACCCAGAcgcgttgtcgtcgtcgtcgaagaGACAGGATCCACCCACGCTGGATCTTGATGGATGGTCCATGGCTGACGACTGGTACGTACATCGATCCTGCTTGAGCCACGTTCTTCTACTGCAAACGGTATGCCACACCTATGTGTTATaatgttgttgattttttgacaTACGTCTGACCActcgtttttttattaaaaattattgcttctggtttttaatatttgttgttAGGGCAAACAATTTTATGTAAAAGATGACTCACTTGATTGTCCAAAACAATACTGTTTATTAGTGACCGGATGTAACTACTcgattattatttgttttgttatgactTATTTTAGTATTAATGATGCTTTCAATGTAACttaaaattatgcaaaatataagtatttttatgttgtttagcaaatactaatattttgttagaaGATTTCTGCTAATCACTTAAACAgacaatttttaaattgtttacaTTCCTGTTTCAAACACCGGATTGGCTGAATTCAAAGCAAATTTGCAATCATAGGAGCCACgtgagtcaacaaagatttacAATGATAATCATTGGAGTCACAtgaatcaataaaaaattgcAATCATAACTTATTTGATTGGCCAGAACATTAGTATGTAATAGTGACCGGAGGTAGTACGtgattattatttgttttattgtgacttagtttattattaaagataCTTTTAACATAACTTAAATCTCtgcataatataaatatttttaggttaTTTAGTAAATACTAAGATTTAGGCAAATGATTACTTCTAGTCAGTTGAATGGTCAATTTTAGATTGTTTAGATTTCCATTTCAAACAGTTGACTGGTTGTGCAATAATCACAAATTTTCAATCATAAGAGTCATAGGTATCAAcatagaaatgattatattgtcTTACAAACTGCAAATAATAGATTTACTTATATCTTAGAACAGATATagttttaatctatatttttaatttttcacaaCTATTTGATTAACACGTAAGTAATGAAGAGATATCGCCTCGAGTGAAAAAAAGTAAAggctacaaaataaactatgataaaaaaacctaaaattaattctaaatttaagtttaaaatattaaattttggctaagCAAGCAGATAAGGGCGAAAACCATCTCGTGGTTGTGTCCCAAACAACGTTCCAACAAGAGACACAGACTATCGAATCCTAGGCAGCTAGGCCTATCTCCTCAGTTGCTTGCTTCTACAAATAGACTGCAAAACCACAGCCTGATCAGCTGAATCTCTAACAAGACCATTCATGGCGTGGGATGCCGGCACGATGGGCAGGGCAGTGCAGGTGTTCGCCTCGTCTCCCCCACCAAATGCTCGCTTCTTCTCATCCGGGCAACGCTCCCACAGAATTGCACCGGCGACGCAGTTGGCCAGAGCTCCCCAGCGTAGCATCACTGGAGGTTCGTAGTTCGTACGTACAATGCCATCTTCTTGTTCCATCTGcagttctttttcttctttctaaATTCTGTTCTTGTTTCCTTTCTTCCAACAGCATATGTCGAGAAGAGTTTAGAGGTAGGAGAAAACGCAGTAAGCTTGACAGACAACATGGTATGGAACTATGAACTTACCTGGTTAATTATctgttgatctttttttttttggtggtaATGTTTGAAACTCTGAAGCTGATGTGATCAAGCTAATGTTTCAGCCGGAATTAGTGAGCAGCACGCATCAGAGGAAAGCAAGAGAGGCTGCAGTGAGGCCATCTCAACCAGGATCATCTCAGCTTCCAAGATGGAATATCGTCTGGGAGCACATCAGGAGAGGTAACAAACTTAATTAGATGCATTTTTTACGCATTTGTCGACAAattctgtgtgtgtgtgtgtttcagTGAGTGAATGAGTGAGAGAGGGAAGTTGACAGTGTTGGTTTagcattttaatttgtttttgtatGAGTTTCTGAAAATGTTTGACAAAAGTTGGTGATGATAACAGGATTGCATTTTATTGGAAGGAATTTCTCCATTTTTATGGATGAACAGCTGGCTGCTCCTGTTGGTTTCAACATCACTTCTCCTGATATGCTTAACTCTCTAATTGAGATGGGCCTGGAGGTTCCTATTAGACAGACCGACGTCGAAAGAATACTTCATCTCCAGGAAATGGAATTGAAAAGGTCCAGAAAAGTATACtttgtttttgtcattttggatttttgcGTACAAATGTTTGTAGTTTGAtcaattttaccattattaAGAAAGTAACtatagatactaaaatttaatttggtaCTTCGAGGTACAAAGTAActaaagatataaaattttacattagaaaatatattatctcccggtattttttaaggatgataaaattgctcttgtaGTCTCCTTGTCGTAGGTTGTCATATCCCATGAGCCATAATATTCAGGA
This window harbors:
- the LOC102713077 gene encoding probable RNA-binding protein 19, with the protein product MSSRLCVKNLPKGADERRLREVFSRKGEVTDAKVIRTKDGKSRQFAFVGFRTNEEAEEALEYFNNTYIETCKITCEVARKIGDPDAPRPWSRHSLKKPEYNSKDKTKSGDVIAPLKSSKGQKISVDVGGSKGSASSDPKFQEFLEVMQPRSKAKMWTNDTVGALDNAAKDSMVVSAESKKSQKNVAVSDNDSSSGDSSDDEMTNDPSESDDSSSEDAPEELKKESKQGEDMTDMDFFKSKIKKNWSDSESGSDDSGDQSDNSTNAEDSSDESHDADEIAHQKDNVSLKNNIDKETTLEGSTMQEVGSPDNEEVEDLDSQLKDDNQEKEDEVVLITDEKKLALETGRLFFCNLPYATTEGDLVELCSQYGDVDQAHIVVDKVTKLSTGRGYVLFSLPDSAVRALELDNSSFQGRLLRVKAAKPINNKKFESNHVEEKMSLKQQKLDQRKASEVSGDTRAWNSFYMRQDTVVENIARKNGISKGELLDREADDLAVRIALGETHVIAETKKYLSRSGVNVAALEELASKRNEKFKRSNHVILVKNLPYSSCEEDLATMFRKHGSLDKIILPPTRVFALVVFVEATEARHAFKKLLYTRYKDTPLYLEWAPEDILSPTSTPVEDDEKNVVGERIVTKAIVEQTVEGVSAEEIDPDRVESRSVFVKNLNFKTLDESLKQHFRTKLKSGSLKSAMVKKHIKNGKNVSMGFGFVEFDSVETATNVCKDLQGTVLDGHALILQLCHGRKDGQAKKKSEKDKSSTKLLVRNVAFEATEKDLRQLFSPFGQIKSLRLPMKFGTHRGFAFVEFVTKQEAQNALQALASTHLYGRHLVIERAKEGETLEELRARTAAQFVDEQSGFQRLSKKRKQASLVDEGSVKFSRIVE